The Thermodesulfobacteriota bacterium genomic sequence TTTATCATCTTGCTCAGCGCTGTTATTGGATTCAGGAGGTGGATGGAATCAAAAGGAAGATAGTTCTTATATCTGTTTTGGTAAACCGAAATTCTCGCTTTCTTCTACGGATGGGTGTATAAGCATTCAAAATTCCTCCAGAGATCCTGATTTAAATCGAAATCCATTAGAGATTCTAAGGGGAGTCTTGTCTGATGGATATATTGCAGTAGGCTATATTTCCTATGAATTTTCAGAATTTACGCAGGAAGGATTTTCTCCTACCCGGTTGAAGGATGGAGAGCGGTTTCCCGATATGCATTTTCTATTTTATAAGGCGGAGGATATTACTTCGGGAAGAATCGGAGAATTAGCTTCTGAAATTAATGAGATGTCAAATATATCAATAAATACAGTAGGTTATGAATGTCTTGTTAGTTCCAATATGTCTAAAGAAGAGTATTTAAATAGGGTAAAACTTGCTAAGGGTTTCATAGAGAGGGGGGATATTTATCAGGTAAATCTTTCTCAGCGCTTCCGCGCAAAATTCAATACGGATCCGCTTAAATACTTTCTCAATCTTTATCATATTCAACCAGTGCCCTATGGTTGTTATATAAATTTTGGGGAGTATAGGCTCGTAAGTGGATCAATGGAGCTTTTCTTGAGGAGAAAAGGGAATCAAGTCGTAACAAAACCGATAAAAGGCACAAAAAAGCGGGGTAGCTCAGCGGAGTCAGACGAGTTACTGATCTATGAGCTCTCGAAAAGCGATAAGGAGAGGGCAGAAAACCTCATGATAGTTGATTTGATGAGGAATGACCTTAGTAGGGTCTGCAATGTTGGTACGGTTAATGTAACGAATCTTTTCAAAATAGAATCATATTCTACCCTTCACCAAATGGTATCAGAGGTAAGTGGAAATATGAGAAGGCATATGGGACTGAAAGATATAATTGAAAACACATTTCCGCCTGGGTCCGTCACCGGTGCTCCTAAGAAAAGGACATTGGAGATAATAGATGAGTTGGAGCCGCATTACAGGGGTCCTTATTGCGGGGTCATAGGTATTTTCATGCCTAATGGGGACCTTACATTGAGTGTGGGCATAAGGATAGTAGTAATTCGGAATGATTCGGCAACCTTTTGGGTGGGGAGTGGAATTGTTTGGGACTCGGAACCAGAAGAGGAATACGACGAGACTTTGATTAAAGCAAAAGCTATCCTATGTGCAATGGCTGTAGCAAGTTAGGAATCAAGTAAGTGAAAGAGATAATACGTATTAATGGGAGGCCGGTTGAGGAGGGAACGCCATTACGGTCACTGATATATGGGGAGGGCTTATTCGAGACATTTCGTTGCAAATCGAAACTTCCTTCTTATTACGAGAGACATATTGATAGGATGAGAGAAGGAGCGAGAATTTTGGGTATACCATTCCCAAAAGATGAAGAAATAAAGGATGGTCTACACAAAGCCTTATCAGACGCTAGTATTTCCGACGCATATGTCAAAATCGGCCTTCTGTCTAAGGGCAGTCCGGTCTTCCACAAGGAACCCAGTGGGAGTTCGCTTCTTGTAGTCGTAAGGAAATACCAGCCTCAAAAACAATCAATCAATGTGAAGGTGAGTTCTTATAGACGGAATTCTAATTCACCGATTTTACGTATAAAGTCCCTAAATTATTTAGAAAATATTCTTGCAAAAAGGGAAGCTTTATCTTCAGGGCATGATGAAGCAATATTTTTGAACGAGAGAAATGAGTTAGCCGAGGGGACGGTAACCAACATATTTTTCATAAAGGGTAAAGTCGTGTGTACGCCTTCACTTGAGTGCGGGCTGCTATCGGGGATAATTAGAGGTGCGATCTTTCAAATTGTTAATGAGTTTGGTTTTGAACTTAGGGAGGGTAGGTACAGCTTGGAAGCGTTGAAGCGTAGTGACGGGGTTTTTCTTACTAACTCGGTAATTGGTGCTGTAGCCGTATCTTCAATCGATGGAATTCAGCTGCCCTGTGATTGTGAGGTTTTTTATAAGGTGGAGGAAAGACTTAGGGGTAAGTTGGGTTGGGAATAATTAATTATGCTGTTTTGAACTTTAGGGTATGTTCAATTTTTCAGAGGTTCGATTATCTGATAAATTCAAGGGTTGCTACTCAAGAGATCCTGTTGGATCAGAGCATGTCGGAATCTCATTTATCGAATAGAGCCTCTATAATGGTATGAGTTGCTTAAGGTACTGAAAATAAAGGGGTTTGGGTTGTGGATGAAATGTGGATAAATTTTCGTTCGATTGAGACTGGGTCACTTAAGTACCTAAAATTATTGGAATTAAAGTGCAAATAACGACTAGCTGCTGTGAAAGATTTTATCCACAACTGTGGATTGTTTCACGTGAAACATTCATAAGTCCCTATTTTCCAATACAAAATTTGCTGAAGATTTTTCCTAGTAAATCTTCTGTTGTTACTTCACCTGTTATTTCACCTAGCGAGTGTAGAGCGTATCTCAGGTCTGCTGCAAGAAACTCAGGTGAATCACCCTTGGATAGTGCTTCCTTAAAGGAGTATAAACCTTCTCTCGCCTTTTCAATCGCAATTTTGTGTCTCAGCTCGGATATAATGAACTCGGATGCCTCTATTTTATCTCTTGTTCCTACGAGTTTTTGAAATATTGTTGTCTTTAGATCATCAATTCCAATCCCTTCTTTAGCTGAAGTCCTGACAATTTCGTGATTGGGTAAATATCTGTGAATTTGCTGCTCTGATAGGTTCTGAGGCATGTCAATTTTATTAATAACCAACACCGACTTATCTCCGCATAAGCTAGATATGATCTCGAGGTCATCCTGATCAAGCTCCGTACTTCCATCAAAAACCGCTATGATGAATTCGGCCTCATTAGCCTTCTTCTTGGTAAGTTCGATACCGGCACTTTCTATTTCGTCTGCAGAGGCTCTCAAGCCAGCAGTGTCGACAAGCCTGAGTGGAATTCCCTTTACAACTATGCTCTCTTCAATAAAGTCTCTTGTAGTTCCAGGAAAAGGACTTACAATTGCCCTATCCTTCATTATTAACTGGTTTAAAAGGCTTGATTTTCCTACATTTGGCTTGCCAAGGATTGCGGTATATACTCCGTGCTTTATAATTTTGCCCTCCTCGTAGGTGGTTAATACCTTTTTAAGTTCATTAATAACAATTTCTGTGCGACTTGACATATGTTCTTTTTTGATCGGGTCTATTTCATCCTCCGGGAAATCAACGTGAGCCTCAATCTCGGCGAGGATGTCGAGAATGTTTTCCTTTGATTCATTAATCTTTTTAGATAGTAGTCCTTCGAGTTGAAATTCGGCCTGCCTCAGGCTCTCATCGGTCTGAGCGTTTACAACATCAACCACCGCTTCGGCTTGTGCGAGGTCCATTTTGCCGTTCATAAAGGCTCTTAGCGTGAATTCTCCCGGACCCGCCGGTCGAACTCCATTTTTAAATAGTATGTCGAGTATCCTTCTGGGTACTAAATATCCACCATGGGAATGAATCTCCACCACATCCTCCCCTGTGTAGGAATGTGGCGATTTCATCAAAACGCATAGCACATTATCGATAAATCTTTTAGCCGCTGGATCAAGAATCTGTCCCCGATAGAGCCTATGGGACTCCATGTCGAAGACACTCTTGCTTTCCTCGGTCCTTTTGAAGAACCTTTCCAAGACCTTTAATGCTTCTGCACCGCTTATCCTAATTATTGCGATCCCGCCTTTACCCTCAGGTGTCGATATTGCAGCTATTGTGTCTTCGTTTGGAAGTGCAAATTGCTTCATTTGTTGGTAATAATCTACCATAATCAGTGTGAGGGCGCTATTTAGGATGAAAAGCCAATTCTGTAAACCGTAATTCAGATTTTGGGTTTTCTGAACCTCTTTCGAAACCCAGGGGGTTTCCTTCACCTTAGGAAACTCTAGTAAAATCTAGTGATACGATACTGGCTAACTCAGTGGTGCGCGAATATCGACGTGCACTGATTGCATTAGTCGAATGGGGTTTTAGAGATTCTATCGTAGGATCAATTTATGAAATGGCAATTTTGGCTAATTGTCGTTTCATATAACTTATTGATTTGATTGAATTATTCATATTTGGTGGAAATAAGGGGCCGTGTCTGAATTTGCAATTTAAGTAAGTCTTTCATTATAATAACACCGAATGAAGAAGCGATATTTGAAAATATTCTTATTACTTTGTCTCTTGTGCTCGAGGGTAAACGCTCAAGAATCCAGGAGCCTAGGCCCATTTGTGAAGCACCCCGAGTGGTATATTAATGTTACTGACTGGTCATTTTATACGGCTTTTAAGGTGGCAATTATTCATCATATCACTATTGAAAACACGGGCGATGTAGCCTATAAAGATGTGCAAATTAGGATTCGTTATTATTCCACCGCACCTTCAACACATGGAACAATTGTTGGTCAGCAAGAAGGTGTATTACCAGTCACACTTCCACCTCATTCAAGAAACACGTACCTTAAAGACGGAACTGTTTTAGGATCAGGTTCAAGCCTTTTCTATGTTGGGGGTTTAGAGGTGTTGGGTGCAATTCCGATTCTTGATTGAGGAATATCTAGTCCGATCATTTTTTGTATTTAGGCAATTGGGGTCACTCCTTTACTTTCAAATAGCTAATTACGTGTAACTTGCTACAGAGTTTCCGTTGCGAGCGAAGTGAAGCAATTTCCTCGCTGATGATAGGAGTTTTGAGCCTCCAGTTTTTCCGGCTCGCCTGTGGCCATCATTTCAATATGCATGCCTGTTCCTGGCTCTTCTGTAATATCCAAGCATATTACAGTCTTTTTACAATTTTTTGCTAAACAATTTTACGGTGGATGATTCCTAAAATCACTACATCATGTCCCACAATCTTCCTTTGTTTTCTATCCAGGAGTTCAATGTCTTCTTCTACCTCTGGGTGCTAAACAATCGTATAGTGCATTCATTCTTCCTGCGTAGAGCCAGGGCGAACCTTCCAAATTTCATCATGAGATAGAGCACTCTTACGGTTAAATGTTTTTTCGCGCTGAGAAGAGCGATACTTTCAAGGATTCTATCTTCATAAATTTCCAGCGCTTCACGAAGGAGGTCTCCTGCTTTAAGTGATATGGTATACCTTCTTTTTTTGCGATTTTTCTTATTGCTTCATGGAGAGGTTTTTCTAAGACAACATTAATACCTGGGTTTTTAGCGGGCATATTTTCTCCTTAATTTAATGTATATTTAAAGGGTATCAGATGTGAGGCACTATATGAAAAGTTCGGGCACAGGCTTAATCGGGAATCCATACGCATATCATCTCGAACGGAGCTACAATTTTCGTGGGAGCGGCTTCTACCCGCGAATAGAAATGTAGCGGCGGACTTTAGTCCTCCGCTTATTATTTAATTGATATGGCGACCTGGTTTTCGCCGATACATTTTTCCGTTCGTGGCGAAATTCTTAATATTATAATATAATAGAAGGGACAATCCTTTGTGTGACCCAGTGCTAATAGCTGCTATTCTCGAAGACCTGGGGTAATTTTTGACGCAAAGAAAGAGACGGACAAGAAAGAGCAAAGTCTTGAGACCGAAAGTATGAGAGATAATTTAAGAAATAGCGGCGAAGAAAATCGAAAAGAAAAATAACTCATTTATTCACGCCTGACCCCATATCTTCCCATCCATCTGCAATCCCTTCACTGGAGTACTTTAATTTAGCCTTTTGATATTTTTGTTCCTGGACTATTTTTTTCAAATACTTTAGGGTCTCGAAAGGTGTAGCCACTATTAGTGAATTTACAATCCATGTTGGGACTCCACCGCCAGGCTCTGTATGATGCAGCCAGGTTACTTCCACAGAGCCATCGTGTAAGGGTTTGAAAAGATAATATCCTGCAGATGTTTTTATTCGAACATTGTTTGTCTCAGAAATATAGTCCGGAACTGAATTTAACTTGATAGTAATCTCTTTACTCTTTGGATCTTGGGTCATAAGAGTATGCAGAATCAGGTCTCTATCTTTCAGTGGAAATGGAAAATTTATAACTTGGTAAAGATATGCTTCGTAGAAGCCAATATCCCTCAGTCTTGTGCCCTGCTTGCAATTGTGTACCCATTCTGGGCAAGCATCTGCATCATATAGTACAGCCAGTATGCTATCCAGCGATGAATTGATGTTCGTAACCCCCTTAAATTCCTTTATTTTTGAGCCAGGGATGGTTTCTAAGAATACCTTAATTCCATCTTCATCCTTAACCAATTCCCATTGTGCTTTTGCTGATCCGATCGTCACGATTGAAAATAAAAACATAAGGAGAATTAAAATTAGATAGTTAAAGGATTCTGGATTCCTCATGAAAAATATTGAGATAAAAAGTTTTGGTCATGCCTATCTAAAAAGGATATATGATAATACAAAATTTGCACAAGCTTTTGAAAATAGTAAAGAGTTCCTAAAAGAGACCTAAGGAATTTGATTCAAGTCGGCTTCATAGAATGTTTATCCCTTTTTCATTAAGACATTGAAAAGGACATAGCCCAAATAGCTCTATAGTTACTTTTGTAAAATGGCTATGTTATCACGCGTGGATATGCCATCGCTGTAAATGCCAGATATTTCAGGGACAAGATCTTTAGAAGTATTTTCTTCATATATCTTACTCTTCTTTCTAACTTCTTTGTCTTGATACAAAGAAGCAACCCTTCGACATCGCTCAGAACTAGGCTACCCAAAAATTTGCTAAAATCCACCTTAATCCTCCTTTAGAAAAGGAGGAAAATCCCTCTTTCTTAAAGAGCCTGTCCTGAGCTAGGTCGAAGGGGGATTTAGGGAGATTTTAACGTCTTCGTTTCTGATTTTCTTAATACTGAAACAAGTTCAGCACAGGCCGCAATCTTTGGAATGCCGTTCGAGTCCTTTTCATTCTGAAAAGGATTAATGAAAATAAACCTATTCGAGAAACTGTAAAAATTTGTCACGGAATTATCTAACGTCACAATCGCACGCAATTTGGGTTTTTGGAATTTTGAGAGGTACCCAAAGTTAGGATAATGATTTATGGTGTCTATTTTTTGTGTGCTGAATTTTTAATTACTTAGTATAGAATTAAGTACTAAAATGAATATTTCATTTTTAAAAATAAATCCCAAGACAAAGTCTCATCTTTTCAATATCTTCAGTACCACCATTTTCTGGTTTCTGGCCGTCCTTTTGTTTGTAGTTTTGAGGACTGTTGGTATACAAGAAGGTGCCGATTTTTTAAAATTAGGGCACGACCACATTAAATTGGATTTATTAACCGTACTAGTTGGAGGATTAATACTAGGGATCGCTTTTGGGATACTGGACATTCTTCTGGATACCGAAAAAATCAGGAAGAAGTCCTATGGTTTCATTATATTAGTCAAGGGCATTTTTCATGTAGCAATATTAATTCTGGTCACATACCTTATCGTCGTTATCTTAAGTCTATTTGAATCCGGAATTGCTTTAAGACAAGCATATTCGTTTTCTCTTTACAAGTGGACGATTAGTGAAGATTTCGTAGTTGCTTTGGTTTATCTTTGGGTAGTAAGCATGATAATAAGTTTGATAAGACAGGTTAACCTTAAATTCGGACCCGGAAATCTGGTGAGATTCATGCTTGGAACCTATCACCACCCGAGGGTGGAGGAAAGGATATTCATGTTTCTAGATATGAAATCATCTACTACGCACGCTGAGCGATTGGGTCATATTAAGTACAGTGAATTAATTCAGGATTGTTTTTATGATCTGACGGATGTTGTGATTGAGCGGAAGGTGGAAGTTTATCACTATGTGGGTGACGAGGCGATTCTAACATGGAAGATAAGCGAAGGGTTGGAAGATGCAAATTGCGTGAAAACATTTTTTGATTTTGAAGAGGTGTTATATGCGAAGTCAAAGTACTATACTAAAAAGTATGGATTTCCCCCGCAATTTAAGGCCGGAGTAAATATAGGTTTGGCAACAATAGCTGAGGTGGGGGAGATTAAGAGGGAGATACACTTTCATGGAGACGTGTTAAATACAGCGTCTCGCCTGCAAAGCGAATGCAACCATTATAATAAAAGAATGCTTATATCTGAGGATCTGAGAAGGCGCTTCTCAGATTACCCAGATCTTAATTTTGAATTAATTGGGGATATTTTTTTGAAGGGAAAAGAAAGGAAGCTAAATATCTATAGTGTTGAAGAGAAAAACGGGTCAGAGAAGAGGGTGTCCGTCTAGTGGATTATATTCACTTAAGGTAAAAAGCGAACCTATTTAGAGCCGCCTCGCTAATTCTGATTCTTGTTTCGAGGTTACGCAACATTTGATTACTGAGTTCCAGATTTTCGGGCCAACACTTCTCATATCTCCTTATTGGAGCTCGCAACTACTGAAACAATCCGAGTCATCACAGTCAACTGCGCCGTCTCCATCATTGTCAAACTCGTCAAAGCAGCTTGATTCTGGATTTTCACAAGTCAGGGCTGCCGCACAATCAGGATCCGCACAGTCTGTAAGGCCATCTCCATCGTCATCCAAAGTGTTGCTGCACTCTGCCCCTGTCTCGGTACAGGCTGGGTCTGTGGCGCAATTCGGATCTGCGCAGTCAGTAAGATCATCGCCGTCATTATCCTCAAAGTCGTCACAGGTCATCTCAGGCTGTTCACAAGTAAACGATACTTCACCAGGAATGATCTCCCCTTCACAATCGCTATCTGCACAGTCCGTAAGTCCGTCTCCGTCATTATCCATAAAGTCGCTGCACTCTGCTCCTGTCTCGGTACAGGCGGGGTCTGCGGCGCAATCTGAGTCTGCGCAGTCAGCAAGATCATCGCCGTCATTATCAGCTCCGTCATTACAGGTCGTCTCAGGCTGTTCGCAAGTCTGTTCCTGGGGCCCGAACTCACCTATGCAATCGGGATCTGCACAGTCCGTAAGTCCGTCTCCATCATTGTCAAAGAAGTTGTTGCAGGTTGTCTCCGGTTGCTGGCAAAGCTCCCCACAAGGGCCACCCGCCTGACCCTCACAATCCGGGTCTGCGCAGTCTATCGGACCGTCTCCGTCATTATCTAAGCCATCGTCGCAAACTTCTGGTGGTACCTGCGGTCCAGGTACACACATTCCATCGATACAAACTTGTGTTCCAGGACAGGGTTTTTCGACATTACAACCGGCTACACACATTCCGACCTCTACTTCACCAGGAAAGGAACAAACTTTTCCAGGTGGGCAGCGTTCGTCCGATGTACACCCGGGTACGCACATATTTGCTTCGTCACAAATCTCCCCAAGTGGGCACTGTGCATCCGTTTCGCAGGGAATCGGAGTAGGAATGGGAGTTGGGGTGGGTGTCGGTGTAGGTATCGGTGTAGGTGTTGGAGTTGGCATGGGACTTGGTGTCGGTGTAGGAATCGGGGTTCCAGTCGGCATGGGAGTTGGTGTCGGTATAGGTGTAGGTATTGGCGTAGGGGTAGGAGCAGGGGTGGCGGTAGGAGTCGGGGTGGGAGTTGGTGTAGGTACGGGTGTAGGTACGGGTATACAGGTAATTTCTATGGTGTTTTGTCCAGGGAACACGTCTGCTGTTACACCACCGCTACAACACGGCTCTCCGTTTTCATCACTTCCTTCTACATTAAAATTTCTAGCGCTTCCAACAGGCACAAGGACTGTAATCTG encodes the following:
- the pabB gene encoding aminodeoxychorismate synthase component I — protein: MKDKIDLSSCSALLLDSGGGWNQKEDSSYICFGKPKFSLSSTDGCISIQNSSRDPDLNRNPLEILRGVLSDGYIAVGYISYEFSEFTQEGFSPTRLKDGERFPDMHFLFYKAEDITSGRIGELASEINEMSNISINTVGYECLVSSNMSKEEYLNRVKLAKGFIERGDIYQVNLSQRFRAKFNTDPLKYFLNLYHIQPVPYGCYINFGEYRLVSGSMELFLRRKGNQVVTKPIKGTKKRGSSAESDELLIYELSKSDKERAENLMIVDLMRNDLSRVCNVGTVNVTNLFKIESYSTLHQMVSEVSGNMRRHMGLKDIIENTFPPGSVTGAPKKRTLEIIDELEPHYRGPYCGVIGIFMPNGDLTLSVGIRIVVIRNDSATFWVGSGIVWDSEPEEEYDETLIKAKAILCAMAVAS
- a CDS encoding aminotransferase class IV, which encodes MKEIIRINGRPVEEGTPLRSLIYGEGLFETFRCKSKLPSYYERHIDRMREGARILGIPFPKDEEIKDGLHKALSDASISDAYVKIGLLSKGSPVFHKEPSGSSLLVVVRKYQPQKQSINVKVSSYRRNSNSPILRIKSLNYLENILAKREALSSGHDEAIFLNERNELAEGTVTNIFFIKGKVVCTPSLECGLLSGIIRGAIFQIVNEFGFELREGRYSLEALKRSDGVFLTNSVIGAVAVSSIDGIQLPCDCEVFYKVEERLRGKLGWE
- the mnmE gene encoding tRNA uridine-5-carboxymethylaminomethyl(34) synthesis GTPase MnmE, producing MKQFALPNEDTIAAISTPEGKGGIAIIRISGAEALKVLERFFKRTEESKSVFDMESHRLYRGQILDPAAKRFIDNVLCVLMKSPHSYTGEDVVEIHSHGGYLVPRRILDILFKNGVRPAGPGEFTLRAFMNGKMDLAQAEAVVDVVNAQTDESLRQAEFQLEGLLSKKINESKENILDILAEIEAHVDFPEDEIDPIKKEHMSSRTEIVINELKKVLTTYEEGKIIKHGVYTAILGKPNVGKSSLLNQLIMKDRAIVSPFPGTTRDFIEESIVVKGIPLRLVDTAGLRASADEIESAGIELTKKKANEAEFIIAVFDGSTELDQDDLEIISSLCGDKSVLVINKIDMPQNLSEQQIHRYLPNHEIVRTSAKEGIGIDDLKTTIFQKLVGTRDKIEASEFIISELRHKIAIEKAREGLYSFKEALSKGDSPEFLAADLRYALHSLGEITGEVTTEDLLGKIFSKFCIGK
- a CDS encoding START domain-containing protein: MTIGSAKAQWELVKDEDGIKVFLETIPGSKIKEFKGVTNINSSLDSILAVLYDADACPEWVHNCKQGTRLRDIGFYEAYLYQVINFPFPLKDRDLILHTLMTQDPKSKEITIKLNSVPDYISETNNVRIKTSAGYYLFKPLHDGSVEVTWLHHTEPGGGVPTWIVNSLIVATPFETLKYLKKIVQEQKYQKAKLKYSSEGIADGWEDMGSGVNK
- a CDS encoding adenylate/guanylate cyclase domain-containing protein, with product MNISFLKINPKTKSHLFNIFSTTIFWFLAVLLFVVLRTVGIQEGADFLKLGHDHIKLDLLTVLVGGLILGIAFGILDILLDTEKIRKKSYGFIILVKGIFHVAILILVTYLIVVILSLFESGIALRQAYSFSLYKWTISEDFVVALVYLWVVSMIISLIRQVNLKFGPGNLVRFMLGTYHHPRVEERIFMFLDMKSSTTHAERLGHIKYSELIQDCFYDLTDVVIERKVEVYHYVGDEAILTWKISEGLEDANCVKTFFDFEEVLYAKSKYYTKKYGFPPQFKAGVNIGLATIAEVGEIKREIHFHGDVLNTASRLQSECNHYNKRMLISEDLRRRFSDYPDLNFELIGDIFLKGKERKLNIYSVEEKNGSEKRVSV